A genomic segment from Lytechinus variegatus isolate NC3 chromosome 10, Lvar_3.0, whole genome shotgun sequence encodes:
- the LOC121422286 gene encoding meiosis-specific with OB domain-containing protein-like — protein MIDELKAKMNDKQPMMMQSPYGIVYAFLSSYDLDGPSSAVLSMRCTSCRWRVDKETGTCLNSNCSAALTDQSQAVLNYDLRVSLSDLSGTISGVFIGGYVAEQIIGKSAEDFSKCSEDELTRIKWQRLLERCKVYFKIQERPGIVNGSSSFLKILQCEKAEPDEVLKNIKV, from the exons ATGATAGACGAGTTGAAGGCTAAGATGAATGACAAGCAACCAATGATGATGCAATCACCTTATGGCATTGTCTATGCATTCCTTTCGTCTTATGATCTTGATGGACCGTCTTCTGCTGTGTTATCTATGAGATG TACAAGCTGTCGGTGGAGAGTAGATAAGGAGACAGGGACATGCTTGAATAGCAATTGTTCTGCTGCCCTCACTGACCAATCCCAGGCCGTTTTGAACTATGACCTCAGGGTCAGTCTGTCTGACCTGTCCGGAACTATCAGTGGGGTCTTCATTGGAGGGTATGTGGCAGAGCAAATCATTGGAAAATCA GCTGAGGACTTCTCCAAGTGTTCCGAAGATGAGCTGACGAGGATCAAATGGCAGCGGCTCCTTGAGAGGTGCAAGGTGTACTTCAAGATTCAGGAGAGACCCGGGATCGTCAACGGCTCTTCTTCGTTCCTCAAGATATTGCAGTGCGAGAAAGCCGAACCCGATGAGGTACTCAAAAACATCAAAGTCTAG
- the LOC121422566 gene encoding uncharacterized protein LOC121422566, whose amino-acid sequence MDIHVDIDSMSVENMRRSARIKKLTEKAIMQKKDDELQGKFYSEHLDLLTTLKDTDRLLSSVPINENELSLRKSDISARFDSLQKVASELEEIQGGVNEDIAKHLDELSPIIVDTISKIVVAVSESRRETFIEAPSVSKKSAASKMSKMSTISSKRAVVVAEAAALQEKLAAHKRQNECQMVLERLEMEEDARRKEASLKIEQLRRKLEEERLEGELKAQEAMIRVYDEVEDDGASTDTMRSTKQLIKSPNQDDKRVKSQKHDASIDPPLTKSKALNPDSPVFQPSHSSSEAQQNESLAEVLTRTMTLSRLPIPEPPVFMGDPLQYPDWLSAFTTLIECRGIPSGERIHYLRKYIGGSAREAVSGFFLLRSEKAYEQAREILEKRFGNPFTISEAFRSKLDSWPRIGNRDSKGLQKLSDFLQQCLQASSEIKDLEILNDIREMSRICMKLPDWIVHRWNRTVAKVKKDNGRYPSFREFVSFLSEETDIANDPYVTYDTVKAGKDKNHNDAFQIQEESKNPTSRQQRTTFSVASKTSTTQKTCVLCKRQNHGLNECWDFNQKTLEQRRDLVKKEGLCFGCLSKGHMSKQCQKRAECKKCNKRHPTSLHNETLNQLSTERKHDQSEAQSTQTKEVTKEKEASCNRVRSDVDVSLTSMVLPVYLSSLDDPQNEILVYALLDTMSDTTFITDSIGNDLHVSSETAMLSLTTMTDSKTIPCRKFKNLVVRGFKSAVKIPLPAAYSRDSIPLDEAHIPTEETANKWTHLNNISNQLAPKQDCPIGLLIGYNCARALAPKNCILGKNDEPFAVETELGWSIVGGSQNDSTESFDTIGQTYRTVNVKVADPSLTDSQSNVKYIYKTQLKEVTAGDFLQMMERDFHELDRKETMSQEDKKFLKIIKDGIHQRDDGYYEMPLPFKKGEPDLPDNRKAAMSRLHGLKNQFLKRPKYHEHYMTFMNEILKRGDAEKIPTDEVSTSSSWYIPHHGVYHPKKPNKVRVVFDCSARYQGTCLNDHLLQGPDLINPLIGVLCRFRQAPIAFTCDVEKMYHQFRVTKEHQDYLRFLWWEDGDLSKPPVDYRMKVHLFGATSSPGCANFGLKQIAEDHKVLGVEAAEFLKRNFYVDDGLKCVSSEEDAIDLIKKAVSMCAKGNLRLHKFVCNNQRVTSSIPESERTVVAKTSLELGQQGSTSIERALGIQWCINSDEFCFRLTLKDHPLTRHGILATVASIYNPLGLIAPVVLVGRQIVQEMCRQKMDWDHPVPEDLRPQWEKWRLEILKLPKVTIPRCFEPQDFGTPQEVQLHHFSDASLSGYGQCSYVRLKDENGKVHCSLAMAKARVTPLKPTTIPRLELQAATCSIRIASILNDELDYDSLTHHFWTDSKVVLGYIYNETRRFHMYVANRVERILQTSCPEQWNYVSSAENPADHASRGLTTEEMLSSNWLTGPTFLWKSEIPTQDVDVEVSPDDVEVKSAATVHVTQVENFTSFEDRLTRFSSLHNAVSAVAVIVKCCYRKKDLSIDEVEARRIAERNIIRAIQKEAFREERKQIKSDPSVGSKSNSLKQLDPFLDNDNLLRVGGRLKKAEMMYGAKHPIILPKRSHLSNLVALHYHQRTAHQGRNLTINAIRSSGYWIIGCRSIVSSLISKCVICIKSRGKPRGQKMADLPQDRVEPSPPFTYCGLDCFGPFTIKEGRKEIKRYGLILTCMAMRAVHIEMLDDLSTDAFLNGLRCFIAIRGNVRLIRCDQGSNFIGAKHELKKGFRELDGDRVATQLLKLDCKFKMNPPSSSHMGGIWERQIRNVRNVLDGILEQSGTQLNTSSLRTFLYEAMAIINSRPLTVEDLECADGPLPLTPNHVLTMKSGIVMPPPGKFEREDLYLSKRWRRVQYLTDLFWIRWKKEYLHTLQTRKTWPKQQRNFEVNDIVMLQDDGLCRTHWSIAKVVQTFVSDDGFVRRVKLLKATPDLDKNGKPLQKRTVLERPVHKLISLVPNSD is encoded by the coding sequence ATGGATATTCATGTAGACATAGATAGCATGTCTGTAGAGAATATGCGCCGTTCTGCTCGCATAAAGAAACTAACAGAAAAAGCAATCATGCAAAAGAAAGATGATGAGTTGCAGGgcaaattttattcagaacaccTTGACCTGCTAACAACCCTAAAGGACACTGATAGATTGCTCTCTTCAGTCCCCATCAACGAAAATGAACTTTCTCTGCGGAAATCTGATATTTCTGCAAGATTCGATTCTCTGCAAAAAGTTGCAAGTGAACTTGAAGAAATTCAAGGCGGTGTGAATGAGGACATAGCCAAGCATTTAGATGAGCTTTCCCCAATTATTGTAGacacaatttcaaaaattgtgGTTGCCGTTTCTGAATCACGACGGGAAACATTCATTGAAgcaccctctgtttcaaagaaGTCTGCTGCGTCTAAGATGTCGAAAATGTCTACAATTTCTTCAAAAAGGGCAGTTGTAGTAGCTGAAGCGGCAGCATTGCAAGAGAAACTTGCTGCTCACAAGCGCCAGAATGAATGCCAGATGGTGTTAGAACGCCTCGAGATGGAAGAAGATGCTCGAAGGAAAGAAGCATCACTCAAGATAGAACAGCTACGAAGAAAACTAGAAGAGGAACGCCTAGAAGGTGAACTAAAGGCACAGGAGGCAATGATAAGAGTGTATGACGAAGTAGAAGATGATGGTGCGTCAACAGATACGATGAGATCGACAAAACAATTGATTAAATCCCCTAATCAAGATGACAAAAGGGTTAAGTCGCAAAAACATGACGCCTCCATCGATCCTCCTCTCACAAAGAGCAAGGCCTTAAATCCTGATTCACCTGTCTTCCAGCCATCTCATTCTTCAAGCGAGGCCCAACAGAATGAAAGTCTAGCAGAAGTTCTCACTCGAACGATGACACTTAGTCGGTTACCAATTCCTGAGCCTCCAGTATTTATGGGTGATCCTCTCCAATATCCTGACTGGCTATCAGCTTTCACAACTTTAATTGAATGTCGTGGAATTCCCTCTGGTGAAAGGATACACTACCTCAGAAAGTACATTGGAGGATCGGCAAGAGAGGCTGTCAGCGGCTTCTTTTTGCTGAGGTCTGAGAAAGCATATGAACAAGCCAGAGAAATACTTGAGAAGCGTTTCGGCAACCCCTTCACCATTTCAGAAGCCTTTCGATCCAAACTTGACTCATGGCCGAGGATCGGCAATAGGGATTCCAAAGGCCTTCAGAAACTTTCAGATTTCTTGCAACAATGTCTTCAAGCATCATCAGAAATCAAAGACTTGGAAATCTTGAATGACATTCGGGAGATGAGCAGAATTTGCATGAAACTTCCGGATTGGATTGTACACAGATGGAATCGCACGGTAGCGAAAGTCAAGAAAGACAATGGCAGGTATCCATCATTCAGAGAATTTGTCTCATTTCTATCAGAAGAAACTGATATTGCCAATGATCCGTATGTTACATATGACACAGTAAAGGCAGGAAAAGACAAGAATCATAACGATGCTTTCCAGATACAGGAAGAAAGCAAGAATCCTACATCTCGTCAACAAAGGACAACCTTCTCTGTAGCCAGCAAGACAAGCACTACCCAGAAGACATGTGTCCTCTGCAAACGGCAGAATCATGGGTTGAATGAGTGCTGGGACTTCAATCAGAAAACTTTGGAGCAAAGGAGAGATTTAGTGAAGAAAGAAGGTCTTTGCTTCGGATGTCTCTCCAAAGGTCATATGTCAAAGCAGTGTCAAAAGAGGGCTGAGTGCAAGAAGTGCAACAAGCGCCACCCAACAAGTCTACACAATGAGACACTAAATCAGCTGTCTACGGAAAGAAAACATGATCAAAGTGAGGCACAGTCTACTCAGACCAAAGAAGTTACCAAGGAGAAAGAAGCTTCTTGCAACAGAGTCAGGTCAGATGTAGATGTTTCTCTCACATCGATGGTGCTGCCTGTTTACCTATCTAGTTTGGATGACCCTCAGAACGAGATACTAGTATATGCCTTACTAGATACGATGTCGGATACAACATTTATCACAGATAGTATTGGAAATGACCTTCACGTGTCCTCTGAAACTGCGATGTTAAGTTTGACTACAATGACAGATTCCAAGACAATTCCATGTAGGAAATTCAAGAATCTTGTCGTTCGAGGTTTTAAGTCAGCAGTAAAGATACCTCTTCCTGCTGCATACTCCAGGGACTCCATCCCTCTTGATGAAGCTCATATCCCCACAGAAGAGACAGCCAACAAGTGGACTCACTTAAACAATATCTCGAACCAGCTCGCACCAAAGCAAGATTGCCCCATAGGTCTGCTCATTGGATACAATTGTGCCCGTGCTCTTGCACCAAAGAATTGCATTCTTGGAAAGAATGATGAGCCATTTGCAGTAGAGACGGAGTTGGGATGGAGCATCGTCGGTGGTTCTCAGAACGACTCCACAGAGAGCTTTGACACGATTGGGCAGACATATCGTACTGTCAATGTGAAGGTAGCAGATCCTAGTCTGACAGACAGTCAGTCTAATGTGAAGTACATTTACAAGACACAGTTAAAGGAAGTTACTGCTGGAGACTTCCTTCAGATGATGGAAAGAGACTTTCATGAATTAGACAGAAAGGAAACGATGTCTCAGGAAGACAAGAAATTTCTAAAGATCATCAAAGATGGAATCCACCAAAGGGATGATGGGTATTATGAAATGCCCTTACCTTTCAAGAAGGGTGAACCTGATCTGCCTGACAATCGGAAAGCTGCTATGAGCCGACTTCACGGATTGAAAAATCAGTTCCTGAAGAGACCAAAGTACCATGAACACTACATGACTTTCATGAATGAGATTCTTAAGCGAGGTGATGCTGAGAAGATTCCCACAGATGAAGTGTCTACTTCAAGCAGTTGGTATATACCACATCATGGTGTATATCACCCTAAAAAGCCGAACAAAGTCAGGGTCGTATTCGACTGTAGTGCTCGATACCAAGGAACCTGTCTGAATGATCATCTTCTACAAGGGCCCGACCTGATCAATCCCCTTATCGGAGTTCTGTGTAGATTTCGCCAAGCACCTATAGCCTTCACTTGCGACGTAGAAAAGATGTATCACCAGTTCCGTGTGACGAAGGAACATCAAGACTATCTCCGTTTCCTGTGGTGGGAGGATGGGGATCTCTCTAAGCCCCCAGTGGATTATCGAATGAAGGTCCATCTCTTTGGAGCCACTTCTTCTCCGGGATGTGCAAACTTCGGGCTGAAGCAAATAGCAGAAGACCACAAAGTCCTTGGTGTAGAAGCTGCAGAATTCTTGAAGAGGAATTTCTACGTCGATGATGGCCTAAAATGTGTATCCTCTGAAGAAGATGCCATTGACCTTATCAAGAAGGCAGTGTCTATGTGTGCCAAAGGTAACCTGCGTCTTCATAAGTTTGTCTGCAACAATCAACGAGTGACAAGCAGTATCCCCGAATCGGAACGAACTGTTGTTGCAAAGACTAGTCTGGAACTCGGTCAACAAGGCTCCACATCAATTGAAAGAGCACTTGGGATACAATGGTGCATCAACTCAGATGAATTCTGTTTCAGACTAACCCTCAAAGATCATCCCCTGACAAGACACGGGATTCTTGCCACCGTTGCTTCCATTTACAACCCACTCGGTTTGATTGCACCTGTGGTTCTTGTTGGAAGACAGATTGTCCAGGAAATGTGTAGACAAAAGATGGACTGGGACCATCCTGTTCCTGAAGATCTCCGTCCACAATGGGAAAAGTGGAGACTTGAGATTCTGAAACTTCCCAAAGTTACCATCCCTCGTTGCTTCGAACCACAAGACTTTGGGACACCTCAGGAAGTGCAGCTCCACCACTTTTCAGACGCCTCCTTATCAGGATATGGTCAGTGCTCCTACGTGCGTCTAAAGGATGAAAATGGCAAGGTCCACTGCTCCTTAGCCATGGCAAAGGCAAGAGTGACTCCTCTAAAGCCAACAACAATCCCAAGGTTAGAACTCCAGGCAGCTACCTGCTCCATAAGAATTGCTAGTATCCTAAATGATGAACTTGACTACGATTCTCTCACGCACCACTTCTGGACAGACTCAAAAGTTGTTCTTGGCTACATATACAACGAGACTAGGCGCTTCCATATGTATGTTGCCAATCGTGTTGAACGCATACTTCAGACTTCATGCCCAGAACAATGGAATTATGTATCCAGTGCTGAGAATCCTGCTGATCATGCTTCTCGAGGATTGACGACAGAAGAAATGCTATCATCCAACTGGCTTACAGGACCTACCTTTCTTTGGAAGAGTGAGATTCCTACACAAGATGTCGATGTTGAGGTTTCTCCTGACGATGTTGAAGTGAAATCAGCAGCTACTGTTCATGTTACACAGGTAGAGAACTTCACATCTTTCGAAGATAGATTGACTCGATTCTCCAGTCTTCATAATGCAGTGTCAGCAGTTGCAGTGATAGTAAAGTGCTGCTACAGAAAGAAGGACCTGAGCATTGATGAAGTAGAAGCAAGACGAATAGCGGAAAGGAATATTATCCGTGCAATTCAGAAAGAAGCATTTCGTGAAGAAAGGAAGCAAATCAAGTCAGATCCCTCAGTCGGTTCAAAGTCCAACTCATTGAAGCAGCTTGACCCTTTCCTTGATAATGACAATCTTCTACGGGTGGGAGGTCGGTTAAAAAAGGCCGAGATGATGTATGGTGCAAAACATCCTATCATCCTACCAAAGCGAAGCCATCTATCCAACCTCGTTGCCTTGCACTATCATCAAAGAACTGCACATCAAGGAAGAAATCTGACCATCAATGCCATTCGTTCCAGTGGATATTGGATCATTGGTTGCAGGAGTATTGTCTCATCTCTAATCAGCAAGTGTGTAATCTGTATCAAATCCCGAGGCAAGCCAAGAGGACAAAAGATGGCCGATCTACCTCAGGATAGAGTAGAGCCTTCTCCTCCTTTCACCTACTGTGGACTTGACTGTTTTGGTCCCTTTACTAtcaaggaaggaagaaaggagatAAAGCGATATGGGCTCATTCTTACCTGTATGGCTATGAGGGCCGTACATATCGAAATGCTAGACGATCTGTCCACCGATGCATTTCTCAATGGACTAAGATGTTTCATTGCTATCCGGGGAAATGTTCGCCTCATTCGTTGTGATCAAGGATCTAACTTCATTGGAGCCAAGCATGAATTGAAAAAAGGCTTCCGTGAATTAGATGGAGATCGCGTTGCCACTCAATTACTGAAACTTGACTGCAAATTCAAGATGAACCCTCCTTCTTCAAGTCACATGGGAGGAATCTGGGAACGACAAATCAGGAATGTCAGAAATGTTCTCGATGGAATATTAGAACAGTCAGGAACTCAACTAAATACATCCTCTCTTCGAACGTTCCTGTACGAAGCTATGGCTATCATCAATAGCAGGCCATTGACAGTTGAAGATCTGGAATGTGCGGATGGTCCACTCCCCTTGACTCCGAATCATGTCTTGACCATGAAGTCAGGTATTGTGATGCCCCCACCAGGAAAATTTGAGAGAGAAGACCTCTATCTCTCAAAAAGATGGAGACGTGTGCAATACTTAACAGATCTCTTTTGGATTCGTTGGAAGAAAGAGTATCTTCACACCCTCCAAACCAGGAAGACCTGGCCAAAACAACAGCGAAACTTCGAGGTAAATGACATAGTCATGCTACAAGACGATGGTCTTTGTAGAACACACTGGAGTATAGCCAAGGTTGTTCAGACTTTCGTAAGCGATGATGGCTTTGTTCGTCGAGTTAAACTTCTCAAGGCAACTCCGGACTTAGACAAGAATGGAAAACCTCTCCAAAAGAGAACTGTGCTTGAAAGACCTGTCCACAAGCTGATCTCCTTAGTCCCTAACTCCGACTAA